A single genomic interval of Mucilaginibacter boryungensis harbors:
- a CDS encoding SusC/RagA family TonB-linked outer membrane protein, giving the protein MQKFTRLISLLLFLYLFCGIKAYAQKTDSISVKLADSIARYKADSTKIARGDKISGVIKDAATGKPVLGISVGVTEYSATFTDDKGHFTLNVPNLDAILFIKGQGYQQKEVPLKGRKTLPEIILFEDTYNSVYDEARLPLNNVSANRQSGAVKSVNTLGAWDPTSLETPDSYLQGKVAGLNVTRRSGTPNIGANLFLRGFNSLYGSNAPLLIVDGMIYDTYHYGNSIISGHINNPYGELDLHDVDNITVLKDASASIYGTKAANGVITISTNNNPDVATKIDVGIYSGYNYMPSSSFIPMMQGGDYRTYLSDVLRTSNQTSTQIAAQPYMNDNINSGSYYVYHNNTDWQKQAFKNGFNQNYNLRVSGGDNIARYVLAVSYGDNKGITRLTDLTKYSTRFNGILNISKHFTINTTLSFAYNSQTMFDQGLSPKTNPLYLSLTKAPFLRVHDVNAAGVESPNLADVDVFGVSNPEAIFTHAQESNQNYRFFGNFNFRYNFNKYFSAQTLIGITTDKVRENTFIPRAGVANDTLAIGQIADSRLGSQVQRLFNIYSDTHITYNRTFNRIHNLIMNLGTRYTHSNITYNTNIGYNSAIDQLVSVGTGNPALRVNGGDIGVYHWMNNYFSTNYTLYNKYIFNLNVTADASSRFGTAISGAPSIGGVKYAVLPSLSAAWLISSERFMSDVNFVELLKLRGSYGLTGNDDIGNYAARQYYVSQSLLGLQGLVRGNFGNPALQWEVGKKLNLGLDASFLQERLNITADAFWNKTDKMITQTPQSTTAGLLYAIANDGGMQTNGVELSITGRIINSGKLKWDLGLNIATYRNKITKLPNNSMVNQYAGANIITQVGSAANLFYGYKTNGVYTSNAEAASAGLSYKTSNGMLIPLQGGDMRFQDTNGDKVIDSKDMQVIGNPNPDYTGGISTMLSYKRLTLNALVTFTHGNSLYNYTRRQIESENGVSNQSLAILNRWRGDGQVTSIPRASYGDPSGNAGFSDRWIEDGSYLRLRTVTINYDVPFKIKTFKYIKIYATGNNLLTFTHYMGYDPEFSASDNVLMQGIDTTLEPQFRTVQLGIRVGI; this is encoded by the coding sequence ATGCAAAAATTTACCAGATTAATTAGTTTACTGCTCTTCTTGTACCTTTTTTGTGGTATAAAAGCATATGCGCAGAAAACAGATAGTATATCGGTTAAGTTAGCTGATAGTATTGCACGCTATAAGGCTGATTCAACTAAAATCGCCCGTGGCGATAAAATAAGTGGTGTTATTAAAGACGCCGCAACTGGCAAGCCGGTTTTAGGTATAAGTGTTGGTGTAACAGAGTATTCAGCTACATTTACTGATGATAAAGGCCACTTTACATTAAATGTACCCAATTTAGACGCGATACTGTTTATAAAAGGGCAGGGCTATCAGCAAAAAGAAGTGCCGCTTAAAGGGCGTAAAACCTTACCAGAAATTATACTTTTCGAAGATACCTATAACTCTGTTTATGATGAGGCCAGGCTACCGCTTAATAACGTTTCTGCCAATAGGCAATCTGGCGCGGTTAAGAGTGTTAACACATTAGGGGCGTGGGACCCCACAAGTCTGGAAACGCCCGACAGTTATCTGCAGGGTAAAGTAGCCGGTTTAAACGTAACCCGCCGTTCGGGTACCCCTAATATTGGTGCCAACTTATTTTTGCGTGGCTTCAATTCATTGTATGGCAGCAATGCGCCGTTACTAATTGTAGACGGTATGATATATGATACCTATCATTATGGTAATTCAATAATAAGCGGACATATTAATAATCCCTATGGGGAATTGGATTTGCACGATGTTGATAACATTACCGTGTTAAAAGATGCTTCGGCCAGTATTTATGGTACTAAAGCAGCTAACGGGGTTATAACAATTTCAACCAATAATAATCCTGATGTAGCCACTAAAATAGATGTAGGTATATATAGTGGCTATAACTATATGCCTTCCAGTTCGTTTATACCAATGATGCAGGGTGGCGATTACCGCACCTACCTGTCTGATGTATTGCGTACAAGTAACCAAACATCTACCCAGATAGCTGCCCAGCCCTATATGAATGACAACATTAATAGTGGGTCTTATTACGTTTATCATAACAATACCGACTGGCAAAAACAGGCTTTTAAAAACGGGTTTAATCAAAACTATAACTTAAGGGTATCTGGTGGTGACAACATTGCCCGTTACGTATTGGCGGTAAGCTATGGCGATAACAAAGGTATTACCCGGTTAACAGACCTTACTAAATACAGTACCCGTTTTAATGGTATCCTTAATATTAGTAAACATTTTACCATCAACACAACATTATCGTTTGCTTATAACTCACAAACAATGTTCGATCAGGGATTGTCTCCTAAAACAAACCCACTATACCTTAGTTTAACCAAGGCGCCGTTTTTACGGGTGCACGATGTAAATGCCGCTGGGGTTGAATCGCCAAACCTGGCCGATGTTGATGTTTTTGGTGTGAGTAACCCTGAGGCTATTTTTACGCACGCGCAGGAATCAAATCAGAATTATCGTTTTTTCGGTAATTTTAATTTCCGCTATAATTTTAATAAATACTTCAGTGCGCAAACCCTTATTGGTATTACTACCGATAAAGTGCGTGAAAATACTTTTATACCAAGGGCCGGTGTAGCTAATGATACATTGGCTATAGGGCAAATTGCCGATAGCCGTTTAGGCAGCCAGGTACAAAGATTATTTAATATATATAGCGATACGCATATTACCTACAACCGCACATTTAACCGTATCCATAATTTAATTATGAACCTGGGTACCAGGTATACCCACTCAAATATAACCTACAATACTAATATAGGGTATAACTCGGCAATTGACCAGTTGGTAAGTGTGGGTACAGGCAACCCTGCATTACGTGTTAACGGTGGCGATATTGGGGTATATCATTGGATGAATAATTACTTCAGCACTAACTATACCTTGTATAATAAATACATTTTTAACCTTAATGTAACCGCCGACGCCTCATCGCGTTTTGGTACTGCTATATCGGGCGCCCCATCTATTGGGGGCGTTAAATATGCCGTACTACCATCATTATCAGCAGCCTGGTTAATTTCTTCAGAACGCTTTATGTCAGATGTGAACTTTGTAGAATTATTGAAACTAAGGGGTAGTTATGGGTTAACCGGTAACGATGATATCGGTAATTATGCTGCACGCCAATACTATGTTTCACAAAGTTTACTGGGCTTGCAAGGCCTGGTTAGGGGCAATTTTGGTAACCCGGCATTACAATGGGAGGTTGGTAAAAAACTTAATTTAGGTTTGGATGCATCTTTTCTGCAGGAAAGACTGAATATTACGGCTGATGCGTTTTGGAACAAAACTGATAAAATGATTACCCAAACCCCACAATCAACTACTGCCGGTTTATTATATGCAATTGCAAATGATGGTGGCATGCAAACAAATGGGGTAGAACTAAGTATAACCGGGCGTATAATTAATAGCGGTAAACTTAAATGGGATTTAGGGCTAAATATAGCTACTTACCGTAATAAAATTACCAAACTGCCTAATAATAGCATGGTTAACCAGTATGCCGGTGCAAACATAATTACCCAGGTAGGTTCGGCAGCTAACCTGTTTTATGGTTATAAAACCAATGGTGTTTATACAAGCAATGCCGAGGCTGCATCTGCAGGCCTAAGTTATAAAACATCTAATGGTATGCTAATACCTTTACAGGGAGGCGACATGAGGTTCCAGGATACAAATGGCGACAAGGTTATTGATTCAAAAGATATGCAGGTTATAGGTAACCCTAATCCGGATTATACCGGGGGGATCAGCACTATGCTATCTTACAAACGACTTACTTTAAACGCTTTGGTAACCTTTACCCATGGCAACTCGCTTTATAATTATACCCGTCGTCAAATCGAGTCTGAAAATGGCGTATCCAACCAATCGCTGGCTATTTTAAACAGGTGGCGTGGTGACGGCCAGGTTACGTCCATACCAAGGGCTTCATACGGCGACCCGAGCGGTAACGCTGGTTTTTCTGACAGGTGGATAGAAGATGGTTCCTATTTACGCTTGCGTACAGTAACTATTAATTACGACGTACCATTTAAGATTAAGACCTTTAAATACATAAAAATATATGCTACAGGTAATAACCTGCTAACATTTACACATTACATGGGTTACGATCCTGAATTTTCAGCAAGTGATAATGTGCTGATGCAAGGCATTGATACTACCCTTGAGCCGCAGTTCAGAACAGTGCAGTTAGGCATACGTGTTGGCATATAA
- a CDS encoding RagB/SusD family nutrient uptake outer membrane protein produces the protein MKKISIKIVYKTLLVSTLLTTFSCKKVFDVKPQDQVDITNNYRNVYDANAAVIGIYGQFQTLADRYIILNELRADLMSPTANADQYLRQLNEHAETTDNPWADPRPFYKIILNCNDAMANFDKMVADGRMTSSDYQQRYSDVGAIRSWLYLQLGIQFGSVPYVTDPLTSIDDLKDASKFPKISFDQLLTNLIAFMGDGKRYLDVYSTSVSTTGATNTSLNTTVDGYATNLFFINKRCLLGDLYLWHGDYKLASAQYHYVCELGSLSTNGSWLYDQYLVQNGDGNNHVDIYYGNSTDERTLVDNNNGGWRAIFGGGVGTLTGQEWIWSIPFDKNFLPQDPFVNLFSNTGGSYLLTTSQLALDNWNSQTQQNGLPYDARKLISVRTINGQPVIMKQLYYNVDATSFLPTSVLQKQGRWLLYRGATNMLHFAEAACNDATLGTSGVKLAYALTNVGVTRVYDNTWPAASSLPTDRTNIEQTFLDAPYNLDGRNGETPYYRGLWYRQVGSRTRAYLQPLPAALASDKLGMETAIIDEDGLELAFEGQRWGDLMRVALRRKDPAFLADKVYNKLLRDGNGNAAAVRTKLMNTANWYMPFKL, from the coding sequence ATGAAAAAGATCTCTATAAAAATAGTTTATAAAACACTGCTGGTTAGTACCTTGCTGACTACATTTTCATGCAAGAAAGTATTTGATGTAAAACCGCAAGACCAGGTTGATATAACCAATAACTATCGCAACGTTTATGATGCTAATGCTGCTGTAATTGGTATTTACGGCCAGTTTCAGACCCTTGCCGACAGGTACATTATACTGAACGAGTTACGGGCCGATTTAATGAGTCCTACAGCTAACGCAGATCAATATCTGCGCCAGCTTAACGAGCACGCAGAAACTACCGACAATCCATGGGCCGATCCGCGTCCGTTTTACAAAATTATTCTGAACTGTAACGATGCAATGGCCAACTTTGATAAAATGGTTGCCGATGGCAGAATGACAAGCTCAGATTATCAACAGCGTTATTCTGATGTTGGCGCTATACGCAGCTGGTTGTACCTGCAGTTAGGGATACAATTTGGTTCGGTACCTTATGTTACTGACCCGCTGACGAGCATAGATGATTTAAAAGATGCCTCAAAGTTCCCGAAGATCAGCTTTGATCAGCTTTTAACAAACCTGATCGCTTTTATGGGCGATGGTAAACGCTACCTGGATGTTTATAGCACAAGCGTATCTACTACCGGTGCTACTAATACATCTTTAAATACAACCGTAGATGGTTATGCCACCAATTTGTTTTTTATTAATAAACGATGCCTGCTTGGCGACCTTTATTTATGGCACGGGGATTATAAACTGGCATCAGCTCAATATCATTATGTGTGTGAATTAGGCTCGCTAAGCACAAACGGAAGTTGGCTATACGATCAGTATTTGGTGCAAAACGGTGACGGTAACAACCATGTGGATATTTATTACGGTAATTCCACAGATGAGCGCACTTTGGTTGATAATAACAATGGCGGTTGGCGCGCAATATTTGGCGGGGGCGTTGGTACGCTTACAGGCCAGGAATGGATATGGAGTATCCCCTTTGATAAAAACTTTTTACCACAGGACCCGTTTGTTAACCTGTTTTCAAATACAGGCGGTAGTTACCTGCTTACTACATCACAACTGGCTTTAGATAACTGGAACAGCCAAACCCAGCAAAACGGCTTACCTTACGATGCCAGAAAGCTGATAAGCGTGCGCACCATTAACGGGCAGCCGGTAATAATGAAACAGCTTTATTATAATGTTGATGCTACCAGCTTTTTACCTACAAGTGTATTGCAAAAACAAGGCCGCTGGTTGCTTTACCGCGGCGCTACAAATATGCTGCATTTTGCCGAGGCCGCATGTAACGATGCTACACTGGGTACCAGCGGTGTAAAACTGGCCTATGCCTTAACTAATGTTGGTGTTACACGTGTTTATGACAATACCTGGCCCGCGGCTTCAAGCCTACCAACCGACCGTACAAACATTGAGCAAACATTTTTGGATGCCCCTTATAACTTAGACGGCCGTAATGGCGAGACACCCTATTACAGGGGCCTCTGGTATCGTCAGGTTGGTTCGCGTACCAGGGCTTACCTGCAACCACTTCCTGCAGCGTTGGCATCTGATAAATTAGGAATGGAAACTGCTATTATTGACGAGGATGGACTGGAACTGGCGTTTGAAGGACAACGTTGGGGCGATTTAATGCGTGTAGCGCTCCGCCGTAAGGATCCCGCATTTTTAGCCGATAAAGTTTATAACAAGCTATTACGTGATGGAAATGGAAATGCTGCAGCAGTAAGAACCAAGTTAATGAACACAGCTAATTGGTATATGCCATTTAAATTGTAA
- a CDS encoding glycoside hydrolase family 43 protein: protein MKKVLLILLLALNLYSNAQTRNKDAYMFCYFKNNGQDGLHLAYSTDGLKWTALKGDSSFLTPMVSKDKLMRDPCIIRGADGLFHMVWTDSWADRGIGYASSPDLIHWSQQQQLPVMENEAGARNCWAPEITYDKTSKTYMIYWATTIKGRFPNPDSLSESGYNHRIYYVTTTDFKTFTPTKLLFDPGFNSIDATIVPDGKRFIMFFKDETLHPVQKNIKIAYADKLTGPYSKPGEKITGNYWAEGPTTLHIDNKWIIYFDKYRDHKYGAIMSTDLKNWTDISGQIQLPIGIRHGTIFKITSDELDKIIQSTDKN, encoded by the coding sequence ATGAAAAAAGTACTGTTAATATTATTGTTAGCATTAAATTTATATAGCAATGCGCAAACGCGCAATAAAGATGCTTACATGTTTTGTTATTTCAAAAACAACGGACAAGACGGTTTGCATCTGGCTTATAGTACAGACGGCTTAAAATGGACCGCTTTAAAAGGCGATAGTTCTTTTCTTACTCCAATGGTATCAAAAGATAAACTAATGCGCGACCCATGCATTATCCGGGGCGCTGATGGCCTATTCCACATGGTATGGACAGATAGCTGGGCAGACAGGGGGATAGGCTATGCCAGTTCGCCCGATTTGATACATTGGTCGCAACAGCAGCAATTGCCGGTGATGGAAAATGAAGCAGGCGCGCGCAATTGCTGGGCACCCGAGATCACTTACGATAAAACATCTAAAACTTATATGATCTATTGGGCAACTACCATCAAAGGCCGCTTCCCCAATCCGGATAGCCTGTCGGAAAGTGGCTACAATCATCGTATCTACTACGTTACTACTACAGATTTTAAAACCTTTACGCCTACTAAGCTACTGTTCGATCCCGGTTTTAACTCCATCGACGCTACCATAGTGCCAGATGGTAAGCGCTTTATTATGTTTTTTAAAGATGAAACCTTGCATCCGGTACAAAAGAATATTAAAATAGCTTACGCCGATAAACTCACCGGGCCATATAGTAAACCTGGCGAAAAAATCACTGGAAACTATTGGGCCGAGGGGCCAACCACATTACATATTGATAATAAATGGATAATTTATTTTGATAAGTATCGCGACCATAAATATGGGGCGATCATGTCAACAGACCTGAAAAACTGGACTGATATATCCGGCCAGATACAGTTACCTATAGGGATTAGGCATGGTACGATCTTCAAGATCACGTCTGATGAGTTGGATAAGATCATACAATCCACCGATAAAAATTAA
- a CDS encoding alpha-N-arabinofuranosidase, with the protein MKKSVQILIVIGLLCAINRLSYAQTAKATISNDSKLIISKHIYGQFAEHLGRGIYDGFWVDKNMPVKKQDRIRLDIVEALKKIKIPNLRWPGGCFADEYHWRDGIGPRLSRPKMVNTNWGGVVEDNSFGTHEFLQLCNLLGCEPYISGNVGSGTVQEMSNWIEYLNFDGTSPMTAMRAQNGHPKPYNVTFWGVGNESWGCGGNMTPEYYSNEFRRYAAFAKNYPNATLKKIATGPSDADYNWTESLMKNVGTRMWGLALHHYTLPTGDWKDKGSATKFTREDYFKTMQNTLKMEELVTKHSAIMDKYDPNKKVALVVDEWGIWTNVEPGTNPGFLFQQNSLRDALIAGTNLNIFNNHCERVKMACLAQAVNVLQSLILTKKEKMVLTPTYHIFDMYKVHQDARLLPIKLDAPDFEMNGQKIPAINASASQDAAGKIHISFVNIDATKAIEVKADMGDMKWDTVDGQILTSANLTDINTFENPNKLKIAAFSGAKKSGNNVIVTLPAHSVVVLELK; encoded by the coding sequence ATGAAAAAATCTGTACAAATCCTAATTGTTATAGGCTTGCTATGTGCTATCAATAGATTGTCGTATGCTCAAACAGCCAAAGCTACTATCAGTAACGATTCCAAGCTAATTATAAGTAAACATATCTACGGTCAGTTTGCAGAACATTTGGGCCGTGGTATTTATGATGGCTTTTGGGTTGATAAAAACATGCCGGTAAAAAAACAGGACAGGATACGTTTGGATATTGTTGAAGCTTTAAAAAAAATAAAGATACCTAACCTGCGCTGGCCGGGCGGATGCTTTGCCGATGAGTACCATTGGCGCGATGGTATTGGCCCAAGGCTTAGCCGTCCTAAAATGGTAAACACAAACTGGGGCGGGGTAGTGGAGGACAATAGTTTTGGCACGCACGAGTTTTTACAGCTTTGTAATCTGTTAGGATGTGAACCATACATTAGCGGAAACGTGGGCAGCGGTACGGTGCAGGAAATGTCGAACTGGATTGAGTATCTGAATTTTGATGGCACAAGCCCAATGACGGCCATGCGTGCACAGAATGGTCACCCGAAACCATATAATGTGACTTTTTGGGGTGTAGGCAACGAAAGCTGGGGCTGCGGCGGCAACATGACGCCCGAATATTACAGCAACGAGTTTAGAAGGTATGCTGCATTTGCGAAAAATTATCCCAACGCGACGCTTAAAAAAATTGCTACTGGACCAAGCGATGCGGATTATAATTGGACAGAATCGTTAATGAAAAATGTTGGTACGCGTATGTGGGGCCTTGCTTTGCATCATTATACCTTACCTACAGGCGATTGGAAAGATAAAGGATCGGCTACAAAATTTACCCGGGAAGATTACTTTAAAACCATGCAGAACACCCTGAAAATGGAAGAGTTGGTGACTAAGCACTCAGCTATTATGGATAAATACGACCCTAATAAAAAAGTGGCTTTAGTAGTTGACGAATGGGGGATATGGACAAACGTAGAGCCCGGCACTAACCCTGGCTTCCTGTTCCAGCAAAACAGCCTGCGCGATGCCCTGATTGCCGGGACAAATCTGAACATATTCAATAACCATTGCGAGCGGGTGAAAATGGCCTGCCTGGCCCAGGCAGTAAACGTACTGCAATCGTTAATACTGACTAAGAAAGAGAAAATGGTGCTGACACCCACCTATCATATTTTTGATATGTACAAGGTTCACCAGGATGCCCGTCTGCTGCCGATAAAACTGGATGCGCCAGATTTTGAAATGAACGGCCAAAAGATACCTGCTATCAATGCTTCAGCCTCGCAGGATGCAGCTGGTAAAATACATATCTCGTTTGTAAATATTGATGCTACCAAAGCCATTGAAGTGAAAGCCGATATGGGTGATATGAAATGGGATACCGTTGATGGCCAAATATTAACATCTGCCAACTTAACTGATATCAACACTTTTGAAAACCCTAATAAACTAAAAATAGCGGCATTCTCCGGCGCTAAAAAGAGCGGAAATAATGTTATAGTTACGCTGCCGGCGCATAGCGTAGTAGTTTTGGAATTGAAATAG